In Mycolicibacterium aubagnense, the DNA window CCCTCCGGGATGCGTGGCACCAGATCGTCGGCCACCGGCGGGCCGGACAAGTTGCCGTCGTAGCTGAAGTAACCGGCGTTCTCCGAGGCGAGCATGTCGAAATTCATATACAGCGCAATGTCTTTGAGCGCCTCGCCGTCAAGAGACTCGATGTACCGGTCAGAGCCGATGGTGCCCTCCTCTTCGGCGCCCCAGAACGCGAACCGCACAGCGTTCACGATTTTTGGCGCGCTGCCCAACTGCAGTGCGGTCTCCAGAACCGCGGCCACCCCGGACCCGTTGTCGTTGATCCCGGGGCCATCCTTGACGCTGTCCAGGTGTGCGCCGACCATGACGACGTCATGCACGGACCCGGTCTTGGTCTGGGCAATCACGTTGCGGGTGTGCTCAATCCGCGCTCCGGCATCCAGTTTCAGGGTGACGGCCCCGGGGTTGGCCCGCAACCGAGCCCCGTCTGCTTTCGGGATGAGCACCGCCGGAATCTTCACCGTCGCCTTGGCCCCGAGGGTGCCGCCGCGTGCGGGGACCCCCGCGTCGTCGACATCGTCCTTGTTGTCTGCCACCACCAGCGCGACCGCGCCGTGGGCCGCCGCGGTCGCTTCCTTTGTCGCGAAGGGACACGTGCCGCGGTCCACCAGGGCAACGGCACCCGTGATGGGCAGACCGTCGTAATCGGCACTGTTGCAGCCTGATCCGGGCCCACCACGAACAGGCACCAGCGGTGCGGTGAGACCGGGGGTGCCCGCGGAGTATTCCAGTGCCCGCGCCGGCAACCGCCTGCCGGCGACGCTCAGTTCAGGGGTGCTGTGGTACGCAACCTTGACTTCCAGGTTTGGGATGGCGACATCGAAACCTTTGGCGCGCAACGCATTCGCCGTGTAGTCCACGCTCGCGTCGTAGCCCGGCGTGCCGAACGCCCGGTTGCCGCCATTGGCGTCGGCGATGGCCTGCAGCTTGGCCAGATGGCCGGTCGTCGCCTCGACGGACACGCTCTTGGCGAGATCCTCGGCGAACTCCTCCGCGCCGGGTGACGATCGCCCACACCCCGAGATTCCGAGGGCCAGCACGAGCGCGAGCGCGAGCGGGGTGCGGACCATGGGCACCACCGTAGCGTGAACGCGTCCGTGCGAGGGCGCGTCAGCGCTATCGTCACGGATCTCGGCGGACCAGTGTCACCAGGGCAGCAACGAACACCGTTGCCACCACCGCGGCGAAGTACAGCGCGGCACCGACCGGCCCCCACCACATCGTGAACGTCTGGAACCAGGGGGTTTCGGTGAACGTGTAGGCGTTGGAGAAGGGCAGCAACGGCCCGACGCGGCCACCGATCTGCGGAATTGTGCCGAGCAGCGGCTCCACGACGAACGGCATCAGTACGAGCACCGCGACCACGCCCGCGGTGTGGCGCATCAAGGCCCCCAACGCCACCGCCAGCACCGCCCCCAGCGCGGCGTACAGGCTGGTGGCACCGACTGCTCGCCAGACCTCCGACCCCGACAGATCGAGTTCTCCAGCGCGTTCGCTGGACAACAACGATCGCGCCAACCCGATGGCCCCGATCATCATGATCGCCGTGACGACCCCAGAAAATGCTGCGGCGACAGCAGCTTTGGCGGTCAGCACGACACCACGGCGTGGCGTGGCCAGAAATGTCGCGCGAATCATCCCGGTGCGGAATTCACTCGTCACCGACAACGCGGACAAGATCATCAACACGGGAACGCCGAAGATGCTCACCCCGAGGGCCGCTCGCTCCGGTGACAGATAGCTGTACGGCAATCCGCCGGCTTGGATGGCTGCGAACCCGAGGCTCAACACCGCGACCGACAGCGTCGTCCACACCGGCGCGCGGGTGGACTGCAATTTGATGCGTTCGGCGTTCAGCGTCGCGAGCATCAGGAAACCGACCGATAATCGACAGCGCCATCGGTCAGCCGCAGGTAGGCATCCTCCAGCGACACCTGTCGGGCGCTGAGCTCGTGCAGGGTGATGTCGTGGGCCGCGGCCAGTTCCCCGACTCGTTCTGACGGACAATCGGTCACCGTCAGTACCTCATCCTCGCGCTGCACCGAAACTCCCTGCGCGGTCAACACTTCCCGCAGCCGCTCGAGTTGTGGGCTACGGGCTCGGACCACCCCTCGCCCCGCCCGGGCCACGAACTCGGCCATGGTGGTCGAAGCGATCAGCCGACCGCGACCGATGACCACCAATCGATCGGCGGTGTTGGCCATCTCGGCCAGCAGATGACTCGACACCAGCACCGTCCGGCCCTCGGCGGCCAGACCGCGCATCAGGGTGCGCACCCACCGGATGCCTTCGGGGTCGAGGCCGTTGACGGGTTCGTCGAACAACAGGACCTCAGGATCGCCGAGTACTGCGGCCGCGATGCCGAGGCGCTGCGACATACCGAGGGAGAACGACCCTGCCTGCTTGTTCGCCACCTCGCCCAGACCCACGAGTCCGAGCACCTCGTCGACCCTGGCCACCGGCAAGCGATTGGCGGCAGCCAGCCACCGCAGGTGCGCCCGGGCCGTCCGGTTGGGGTGTACCTGGCGCGCGTCGAGCAGGGCACCGACACTGCGCAACGGCGAGGTGAGATCGCGGTACCGCCTACCCAGCACGGTGGCGGTCCCCGCAGTCGGCCGGTCCAGCCCGACGATCATTCGCATCGTGGTGGACTTGCCGGCGCCGTTGGGGCCGAGAAATCCGGTGACGACGCCCGGCTCGACGGTGCACGTCACGTCATCGACGGCTCGTGTTCGACCGAAATCCTTTGTCAGGCCGTTCAGTTGGATCATCTCGCCAGGGCTTCCACGACCAGCCCCGCGACGGCTCGCATACCTGCGGCATTGGGATGGAGCGGCGCCACCCGGCCGGGCAGCGGTAGGTGAAACGCCGTGGTCCAGGGATCGGCCGACCACGCGTGATGATCACGACTGCCGTCCGCCGCCCGCACCAGTTCACAACCGGTGTCGGTGGCGGCCGCGGCCGTCAGCTCGGCCAGTCGGGCGGCGACATGCCGGCCCAGGTCGGCTTCCGCGGCACCGATCGGGGGCGCGGGCACGCCGGCCGGCGGCAGGAGAGTCAGGTAGTCGACGAACAGCACCCGGGCCTGTGGCGCCCGCCGACGCGCTTCTCGCCCAACGGCTTTCAATGACTCACCCACGGCGTCGAGCGCCTGGTCCCGCGCTGTCGCATCAAGCAGTCCGCGCAGCAATCCGCCGGCGAAGGGCACCGACCGCAAGAAGCGGGGCAGGCACGCGGCACCGAGCATCGGCACGTACCCGGCGTCGTTGCCCCCGATGGTGACGGTGACCAATGACTCCGACCCGTCCAGGGCATCGACCTGCGGCGGCGCACCGAACTGCCGCTGCGAGAGCACGTGCGCGGTGGTGGCACCCGAAAACGTCACGTCGACAAGGTCGTAACCGAGCTGCGCGGCAACGAGGTGCGGATAGTTGACCGCCGACCTGCCGGACCGCTTCGGCGCGCCGGACGCTGCCGGTGTGATGCCAGGTCCCGCCGCCATCGAACTACCGAGAGCGACGTAGCGCTCCGTCATAGCGCCGGGCTGGATGCCTGCGCCCAGAACCGCTTGGGCACGCGGCCGGCCCGGCTGGCCAACCGGCCCGCGGTGACCGCGGCGGCCATGGCTGCCGCCATCATCGGCGGATCCGAGGCCCGGGTCACCGCGGTCGCGAGAAGCACAGCGTCGCAACCCAGTTCCATCGCCAGCGCCGCATCGCTGGCCGTGCCGATACCCGCGTCGAGCACCACCGGCACCCCGGCGGCCGCGACGATCATCTCGATGTTGTGCGGGTTGGAGATACCCAGTCCCGTGCCGATGGGTGCACCCAACGGCATGACCGCCGCACAACCGGTGTCCTCCAGTCGCCTGGCCAGCACCGGGTCGTCGTTGGTGTAGGGCAGGACGACAAAACCGTCATCCACCAATTGCTCTGCGGCACGCACCAATTCGATTGCGTCCGGGAGGAGCGTGCGCTCGTCGGCGATCACTTCGAGCTTCACCCAGTTGGTCTGCAACGCTTCGCGCGCCAGCTGCGCCGTCAGCACCGCTTCGGCCGCGCCGCGACAGCCGGCGGTGTTGGGAAGCGCCGCGATGCCGAGCTTGCGCAGCAAATCCAGTACGCCGGTGCCGGTTTCGGCATCGATACGGCGCATCGCGACGGTGGTCAGCTCGGTGCCCGAGGCGACGAGCGCCTCCTCCAGGATCGATAAGTTGGCCGCGCCGCCGGTTCCCATGATGAGCCGGGAGCCGAATTCGCGATCGGCGATGCGCAAGACATCAGCGGACGTACAGACCTCAGCCACCCTGCACCGCCGTCACGACCTCGATCTTGACGCCCTCGGTCAGGACGTCGTCCCACTCCGACCGCGGCAGCACCGCCCAATCCACGGCGACGGCGATGCCCTTGTCCGGAAAGCCCAGTGTGTCGATCAATTCGGCTACCGTGGTGCCTTCGCGAATCTCCACGCTCTCATCGTTGACTGTGATCAGCACAGGGCCACCTTCTCTTTCACCTCGCCCTTCAGCAGTTCCGAAATCCGTTGTGCGGTCCACGCGGACAGCAGAAAACCGTTCCGCCCGTGGCCGGTCGCCGACAGGGTGCGGTCGTCCAGCCAGCCCACGATCGGCAGGCCGTCCGGAGTCATCGGCCGCAGGCCCGCCGCGCATTCGGCCAGTTCGTATTCACCGAGTGCCGGCATCACCGCACACGCGTCATCGAGGATGTCGCGCACGCCGGTGACCGCAGGCGCGGTGTCGCGGCCGTGCTCGTACTGGGTGGCTCCAGCGACCACACCGTCCGCGCGTGGCACCAGGTAGACCTGCCGCCCGTGTACCCGAGCCCGAACCACCCGCTGCGGCACCGGCATACACCCCTTGCGCCACCGCAGCCGCAGAATCTCGCCCTTCACCGGGCGAATCGGCAGACCGGGCCACAGGGCCGGGGCGTCGATCCCATTGGCCAGCACGGTGACATCCGCGTCGCGCGTCTCCTCGAGCGACCCGACCGGGCCCGCCCACTGCACACCGAGACGGTCACAATGCGCGATGAGGCCCTCGACCACCAGCCGGTTGTCCACGGCAAGTTCGGTTTCCGCGCGGAAGCCATGGCGAATCCCTTGTGCCAGCAACGGTTCGACATCGCGGGCGGCGGTGGTCACGGTCACGGGATGGCCCTGCGCCGCGAGCCACGCGGCGACGGTGCGGAGGTCAGCCGCATCGGCCCGGTCGACCGCGACCACGAGCGAGTCGCGCGCGGTGACCACGCAGTCGGGCAGCCCGTCGAGGAACCCGCCGTGCCAGAGCGCCAGGGAGTCCAGGCCCAGCTGCAACTGGTCCTGCTCACCCGGCCAGCCTTCGGAGTGCGGTGCGAGCATGCCGCCGGCCACCCACGAGGCGCCGCTCGCCTCGGCCCGGTGCACCCGCACCGACCACCCGTCCAGCGCCGCGCGGCGCGCCACGGCCAGACCGATGACGCCGCCACCGACGACAGCAAGGTCCAACGGCACGATCCCTCTTCTCCCTTCGCCGGCATGATCCGGATCAGGTGTGACGGTAAGGGTAGGACGACCCCACTCTCAGCCCCCGGTCCCGGGACTCCCGTGTTGCGGCGTCCACGGTAGTCGCTACCGTCGCGCTGTGCCTACACCCACCCAGCGGCTGCAGTCCGCATCCCTGTATCTGTGCACCGACGCGCGCCGCGAGCGCGGTGACCTGGCAGAGTTCGCCGACGCCGCGCTGGCCGGCGGCGTCGACATCATCCAGCTGCGCGACAAGGGCTCCGCCGGTGAGGCACTGTTCGGTCCGCTGGAGGCCAGACAGGAGCTGGAGGCGCTGGCGGTGCTGGCCGACGCGGCGCGGCGGCACGGCGCGCTGTTCGCGGTGAACGACCGGGCCGACATCGCCCGCGGGGCGCACGCCGACGTGCTGCATCTGGGCCAGGACGATCTCCCCCTGTCCCTGGCCCGCGAGATCGTCGGGCCCGATCCGCTGTTCGGCCGCTCCACCCACGACGAGCAGCAGCTGGCCGTCTCCGTGACCGAAGACGTCGACTACTTCTGCGTCGGCCCGTGCTGGCCGACGCCCACCAAGCCGGGCCGCACGGCACCCGGGCTGGACCTGGTCCGTGCCGCCGCCGCATCCGGAACCGACAAACCATGGTTCGCCATCGGTGGCATCGACCTGGCCCGCGTCCCCGAGGTGGTGGCCGCCGGCGCGCGCCGCATCGTGGTGGTGCGGGCGATCACGGGCGCCGAGGATCCGGCTGCGGCAGCCCGGGCGCTCAAGCAGGCGCTGCCTACGAACTGAGCGGGATACCCGCCGTCACGCTACGCAGGCGCTCCCAACTGGCGGCGAACCCGGGATGCAGCGGCAGGGAGGCGACGTCGTCCTCGGAGACCCAGCGCAGTTCGACGCTCTCCCGGTTGGGCACCGTCTCGAGTTGTTCGAGCGCGTCCGCGATGACCGTCGTGTACGTCCAGACCTCGCCGATCGCCGTCGCGGTGACGACCGTGGTCCGAACAGTCAATTGATGCGCCTCCAACCCAGCTTCTTCATAGGCCTCACGGACCGCGGCTTCCTCGACGGTTTCGTGGCTGTCCCGCGCACCACCCGGCAGTGCCCAGGTGCCCCCTTGATGGCTCCACGGCGCGCGGTACTGCAAGAGCACCGCCGCTCCGCCACCCGGCTGCGGCGCCCGCAGCAGAAGTCCGGCCGCGCCGTGGCGACCCCAGAAGTGGGAGCCGTCAGCCGCAAGCACCCATCCGTCACCGTCGCCCTGCACGAAACCCACAATAGGGAACTTCGCGAAAGATCTGGGGACCGGGCCGACGGGGAATCCACCCCCTGCGCGCCACAAGCTCTTAGACTTCTATTAAAGGACTTCGGGCAGGGTCAGGGGTACGGAAAGTTGAGGTCGGCGCACACGTGACGGTGGAGTTGGCGCACCCTTCAACCGAGCCCGTGGCTTCTCGGTCACCCGGAACTCCCACACACACCCGGTGGTGGTTC includes these proteins:
- a CDS encoding M28 family peptidase, whose translation is MVRTPLALALVLALGISGCGRSSPGAEEFAEDLAKSVSVEATTGHLAKLQAIADANGGNRAFGTPGYDASVDYTANALRAKGFDVAIPNLEVKVAYHSTPELSVAGRRLPARALEYSAGTPGLTAPLVPVRGGPGSGCNSADYDGLPITGAVALVDRGTCPFATKEATAAAHGAVALVVADNKDDVDDAGVPARGGTLGAKATVKIPAVLIPKADGARLRANPGAVTLKLDAGARIEHTRNVIAQTKTGSVHDVVMVGAHLDSVKDGPGINDNGSGVAAVLETALQLGSAPKIVNAVRFAFWGAEEEGTIGSDRYIESLDGEALKDIALYMNFDMLASENAGYFSYDGNLSGPPVADDLVPRIPEGSAGIDRTFTAYLSGAGKQPQDYPFNARSDYDAFTRAGIPAGGLVAGDEENMNDEQARLWGGIAGKPFDPNYHKKTDTLAHINRTAMDIMGRGVAFGVGRYAQDLGGRGGVPVRDDRTRHVVSAS
- a CDS encoding ABC transporter permease — translated: MLATLNAERIKLQSTRAPVWTTLSVAVLSLGFAAIQAGGLPYSYLSPERAALGVSIFGVPVLMILSALSVTSEFRTGMIRATFLATPRRGVVLTAKAAVAAAFSGVVTAIMMIGAIGLARSLLSSERAGELDLSGSEVWRAVGATSLYAALGAVLAVALGALMRHTAGVVAVLVLMPFVVEPLLGTIPQIGGRVGPLLPFSNAYTFTETPWFQTFTMWWGPVGAALYFAAVVATVFVAALVTLVRRDP
- a CDS encoding ABC transporter ATP-binding protein; the encoded protein is MIQLNGLTKDFGRTRAVDDVTCTVEPGVVTGFLGPNGAGKSTTMRMIVGLDRPTAGTATVLGRRYRDLTSPLRSVGALLDARQVHPNRTARAHLRWLAAANRLPVARVDEVLGLVGLGEVANKQAGSFSLGMSQRLGIAAAVLGDPEVLLFDEPVNGLDPEGIRWVRTLMRGLAAEGRTVLVSSHLLAEMANTADRLVVIGRGRLIASTTMAEFVARAGRGVVRARSPQLERLREVLTAQGVSVQREDEVLTVTDCPSERVGELAAAHDITLHELSARQVSLEDAYLRLTDGAVDYRSVS
- a CDS encoding SGNH/GDSL hydrolase family protein, translating into MTERYVALGSSMAAGPGITPAASGAPKRSGRSAVNYPHLVAAQLGYDLVDVTFSGATTAHVLSQRQFGAPPQVDALDGSESLVTVTIGGNDAGYVPMLGAACLPRFLRSVPFAGGLLRGLLDATARDQALDAVGESLKAVGREARRRAPQARVLFVDYLTLLPPAGVPAPPIGAAEADLGRHVAARLAELTAAAATDTGCELVRAADGSRDHHAWSADPWTTAFHLPLPGRVAPLHPNAAGMRAVAGLVVEALAR
- the thiG gene encoding thiazole synthase (functions in thiamine (vitamin B1) biosynthesis; in Bacillus subtilis this enzyme catalyzes the formation of thiazole from dehydroxyglycine and 1-deoxy-D-xylulose-5-phosphate and ThiS-thiocarboxylate), with translation MRIADREFGSRLIMGTGGAANLSILEEALVASGTELTTVAMRRIDAETGTGVLDLLRKLGIAALPNTAGCRGAAEAVLTAQLAREALQTNWVKLEVIADERTLLPDAIELVRAAEQLVDDGFVVLPYTNDDPVLARRLEDTGCAAVMPLGAPIGTGLGISNPHNIEMIVAAAGVPVVLDAGIGTASDAALAMELGCDAVLLATAVTRASDPPMMAAAMAAAVTAGRLASRAGRVPKRFWAQASSPAL
- the thiS gene encoding sulfur carrier protein ThiS; this encodes MLITVNDESVEIREGTTVAELIDTLGFPDKGIAVAVDWAVLPRSEWDDVLTEGVKIEVVTAVQGG
- the thiO gene encoding glycine oxidase ThiO, whose product is MPLDLAVVGGGVIGLAVARRAALDGWSVRVHRAEASGASWVAGGMLAPHSEGWPGEQDQLQLGLDSLALWHGGFLDGLPDCVVTARDSLVVAVDRADAADLRTVAAWLAAQGHPVTVTTAARDVEPLLAQGIRHGFRAETELAVDNRLVVEGLIAHCDRLGVQWAGPVGSLEETRDADVTVLANGIDAPALWPGLPIRPVKGEILRLRWRKGCMPVPQRVVRARVHGRQVYLVPRADGVVAGATQYEHGRDTAPAVTGVRDILDDACAVMPALGEYELAECAAGLRPMTPDGLPIVGWLDDRTLSATGHGRNGFLLSAWTAQRISELLKGEVKEKVALC
- the thiE gene encoding thiamine phosphate synthase; this encodes MPTPTQRLQSASLYLCTDARRERGDLAEFADAALAGGVDIIQLRDKGSAGEALFGPLEARQELEALAVLADAARRHGALFAVNDRADIARGAHADVLHLGQDDLPLSLAREIVGPDPLFGRSTHDEQQLAVSVTEDVDYFCVGPCWPTPTKPGRTAPGLDLVRAAAASGTDKPWFAIGGIDLARVPEVVAAGARRIVVVRAITGAEDPAAAARALKQALPTN
- a CDS encoding NUDIX hydrolase, translating into MQGDGDGWVLAADGSHFWGRHGAAGLLLRAPQPGGGAAVLLQYRAPWSHQGGTWALPGGARDSHETVEEAAVREAYEEAGLEAHQLTVRTTVVTATAIGEVWTYTTVIADALEQLETVPNRESVELRWVSEDDVASLPLHPGFAASWERLRSVTAGIPLSS